A genomic window from Triticum urartu cultivar G1812 chromosome 7, Tu2.1, whole genome shotgun sequence includes:
- the LOC125521689 gene encoding thaumatin-like protein 1, with amino-acid sequence MAQPSLLLGSPASIVLLLTFFQGPVVSAITFTFANRCTDTVWPGLLSGSTSPPLETTGFALSPGQSRSIYGPTGWSGRFWARSGCNFNGGKGTCVTGDCGSGEIECRGAGATPPATLAEFTLDGDGGKDFYDVSLVDGYNLPMLVQPSVPGCPDTGCLVDLNERCPSELRSGGGLACRSACEAFGKPEFCCNGAYGNPDTCHPSQYSQLFKSACPKSYSYAYDDATSTFTCNHTDYTITFCPQSNPYSGKPNKHALRRPSHEQLEDDVWLASLKKTSGAGGSTMASWSASGGFQAALAIAVAVVLAAAQGGHPRFSLL; translated from the exons ATGGCTCAGCCGTCGCTGCTCCTCGGCTCTCCGGCATCGATTGTCCTCCTTCTCACCTTCTTCCAAG GACCGGTAGTGAGCGCCATCACGTTCACCTTCGCCAACCGGTGCACGGACACGGTGTGGCCCGGGTTGCTCTCGGGCTCCACCTCGCCGCCGCTGGAGACCACCGGCTTCGCGCTCTCGCCGGGCCAGTCGCGCTCAATCTACGGGCCGACCGGGTGGTCGGGCCGCTTCTGGGCGCGCTCTGGCTGTAATTTCAACGGCGGCAAGGGCACCTGCGTCACGGGGGACTGCGGCTCCGGCGAGATAGAGTGCCGCGGCGCCGGGGCCACCCCGCCCGCCACGCTCGCGGAGTTCACCCTCGACGGCGACGGCGGGAAGGACTTCTATGACGTCAGCCTCGTCGACGGCTACAACTTGCCCATGCTCGTGCAGCCGTCCGTGCCTGGGTGCCCCGACACCGGGTGCCTCGTCGACCTCAACGAGCGCTGCCCCTCCGAGCTCCGCTCCGGCGGCGGCCTCGCCTGCCGCAGCGCCTGCGAGGCCTTCGGCAAGCCCGAGTTCTGCTGCAACGGCGCCTACGGGAACCCTGACACGTGCCACCCCTCCCAGTACTCGCAGCTCTTCAAGTCGGCGTGCCCCAAGTCCTACAGCTACGCCTACGACGACGCCACCTCCACCTTCACCTGCAACCACACCGATTACACCATTACCTTCTGCCCGCAGTCCAATCCTTACAG TGGCAAACCGAACAAGCACGCATTGCGGAGGCCGAGCCATGAGCAGCTTGAGGACGACGTGTGGCTGGCATCTTTGAAGAAAACCAGCGGCGCCGGTGGAAGCACCATGGCATCATGGTCGGCGTCCGGAGGTTTCCAAGCTGCCCTGGCAATTGCTGTGGCCGTCGTGCTTGCCGCGGCACAGGGGGGTCATCCCCGTTTCAGCTTGTTATGA